A genomic region of Dickeya solani IPO 2222 contains the following coding sequences:
- a CDS encoding LysR family transcriptional regulator → MRYSPESLLAFIATVNTGSFSAAARHLQKSQSTVSTAVANLEADLGLTLFDRRGHQPALTDEGRKVLSHVKAILSASEALDELAIRLADKVEPRLTFVLSDTWQCRHYYPVMQRFAERFPDVEFECLIAEDEDVVDLLQSQRAHVGVLQAQAHYPIDIAVSRLQVKTEMAIYVARSHPLAQHTPVTQEQLATARQLCLHTYSQRERPQSEGATWSTPSYLMLLEMAEQGFGWSILPRWLVDEYARNRLIELALPGWPRQIEVDIAWSRPFPPGPAGLWLIDTLLEQRE, encoded by the coding sequence ATGCGTTATTCTCCCGAATCCCTGCTGGCGTTCATCGCCACCGTGAATACCGGTTCTTTTTCCGCGGCGGCCCGTCACCTGCAAAAAAGCCAGTCCACCGTCAGTACGGCAGTGGCGAATCTGGAAGCGGATCTGGGCCTGACGTTGTTCGACAGACGCGGCCATCAGCCGGCGCTGACCGACGAAGGACGCAAGGTGCTCAGCCACGTCAAAGCCATTCTGTCCGCCAGCGAGGCGCTGGACGAACTGGCGATCCGGCTGGCGGACAAGGTGGAGCCGCGGCTGACCTTTGTGCTGTCGGACACCTGGCAGTGCCGCCACTACTATCCGGTGATGCAGCGCTTCGCCGAGCGTTTTCCTGATGTGGAGTTCGAGTGTCTGATTGCGGAAGACGAGGACGTGGTGGACCTGCTGCAATCGCAGCGCGCCCATGTCGGCGTGTTGCAGGCACAGGCGCATTACCCCATCGATATCGCGGTATCCCGGCTACAGGTGAAAACCGAAATGGCGATCTACGTGGCCCGCAGCCACCCGCTGGCACAACACACGCCGGTGACCCAGGAACAGCTCGCCACGGCGCGTCAGCTGTGCCTTCACACCTATAGCCAGCGGGAACGGCCGCAGTCGGAAGGCGCCACCTGGTCGACGCCGTCGTACCTGATGCTGCTGGAAATGGCGGAACAAGGATTTGGCTGGAGCATTCTGCCGCGCTGGCTGGTGGACGAATACGCGCGGAACCGACTGATAGAGCTGGCGTTGCCCGGCTGGCCGCGGCAGATTGAGGTGGACATCGCCTGGTCGCGCCCGTTCCCTCCCGGCCCGGCAGGGCTGTGGTTGATCGATACCCTGTTAGAACAGCGCGAATGA
- a CDS encoding TonB family protein — protein sequence MKRSSATLLSCLLITASTVALAEGGQFKAGTYSSSKQGIGGDVTVTLEVDANGTVNKASIDAPSETPEVGGEAAKELEKTMTEKKTINVDGVSGATMTSGAVHDAAQEAYEKARQH from the coding sequence ATGAAGAGAAGTTCAGCCACATTACTCAGTTGCCTGCTTATCACCGCCAGCACCGTTGCGTTGGCGGAAGGCGGTCAGTTCAAGGCCGGCACCTACTCATCCAGTAAGCAGGGCATCGGCGGCGACGTGACCGTCACCCTTGAAGTGGATGCCAACGGCACGGTCAACAAGGCCAGCATCGACGCCCCGTCGGAAACGCCGGAAGTGGGCGGCGAAGCGGCCAAAGAGCTGGAGAAAACCATGACCGAGAAAAAGACCATCAATGTCGATGGCGTCTCCGGCGCCACCATGACCAGCGGCGCAGTGCATGACGCCGCGCAAGAGGCGTACGAAAAAGCCCGCCAGCACTGA
- a CDS encoding LysR family transcriptional regulator, with amino-acid sequence MISIKRALYYHELVRKGSFTRAAKSLNISQAFLSQEISRLEQELERKLINRTTRQFALTPFGEAFDDKIKPLIREYYDVEQFVQSYEDSQDGALMVGVIPIFNRLKYYDVFTLFQKQHPNIELSFIDGVSSDLLEKVRNAEIHVSLSTPFDDYLQDPLFNHTIFLDDNLVAVMAADHPLADQPSLTLNQLAQERPIVPQKGTGEHAAVSAAFSRAGLEDTCFRECSNLDIIMDLVMHHGGVVFLCTSVASSLKGYDIVICPVATPITRTFAVSYLKRSVGIPVVRRFLDFMERHHPMLRG; translated from the coding sequence ATGATAAGTATAAAACGTGCACTTTATTACCATGAGCTGGTGCGTAAAGGGAGTTTTACCCGCGCGGCCAAATCACTCAATATCTCACAGGCGTTTCTTTCCCAGGAAATATCCCGGCTGGAGCAGGAGCTGGAAAGGAAATTGATTAATCGCACTACCCGGCAATTTGCGTTGACGCCATTCGGCGAAGCGTTTGACGACAAGATCAAACCGCTGATTCGGGAATATTATGACGTTGAACAATTTGTGCAATCGTACGAAGACAGTCAGGACGGCGCCCTGATGGTGGGGGTGATTCCGATCTTCAACCGGCTGAAATATTACGATGTCTTCACGCTGTTTCAAAAGCAGCATCCGAATATCGAACTGTCCTTTATTGATGGCGTCAGCAGCGACCTGCTGGAAAAGGTCAGAAACGCCGAGATCCACGTGTCGCTCTCCACGCCGTTTGACGACTACCTGCAGGATCCGCTGTTTAACCACACCATCTTTCTGGACGACAATCTGGTGGCGGTGATGGCGGCCGACCATCCGCTGGCGGATCAACCGAGCCTGACGCTCAATCAACTGGCGCAGGAGCGGCCAATCGTGCCGCAGAAGGGCACCGGCGAGCATGCGGCGGTGTCGGCGGCGTTTAGCCGCGCCGGGCTGGAAGACACCTGCTTTCGGGAGTGCAGCAATCTCGACATCATTATGGATCTGGTGATGCATCACGGCGGGGTGGTGTTTCTGTGCACGTCGGTGGCGAGCAGTCTGAAGGGATACGATATCGTGATTTGCCCGGTAGCGACGCCGATCACCCGCACCTTCGCGGTAAGTTACCTTAAACGTAGTGTTGGCATTCCGGTGGTGCGCCGCTTTCTGGATTTTATGGAGCGGCATCATCCGATGTTGCGTGGATAA
- a CDS encoding DNA-3-methyladenine glycosylase family protein, with protein sequence MTTPPLPFDEPQALAHLAAIDAHWARLIDGIGHIRFESRPAREPYDALIRAVASQQLSNRAAAAIINKLQQRFAVGENGFPSADQLTACEPEALRQCGFSARKIDTVKGIAQGVQNGLVPSRAEAEHVDDETLIERLCTLKGIGRWTVEMLLISTLERMDIMPVDDLGIKQGFRYLYRLPQDPTRKAMLEMSEACRPYRTLAAWYLWRIPHMPDYAEYRASLRQ encoded by the coding sequence ATGACCACACCACCGCTCCCGTTCGACGAACCCCAGGCTCTCGCCCATCTGGCCGCCATTGACGCGCACTGGGCGCGGTTGATCGACGGCATCGGCCATATTCGTTTTGAAAGCCGCCCGGCAAGGGAACCTTACGACGCGCTGATTCGGGCGGTCGCCAGCCAGCAGCTCAGCAACCGCGCCGCCGCGGCCATCATCAACAAACTGCAGCAACGATTTGCCGTGGGTGAAAACGGTTTTCCCTCCGCCGATCAACTGACGGCATGCGAACCGGAAGCCTTGCGCCAGTGCGGCTTTTCCGCCCGCAAAATCGACACGGTCAAAGGGATTGCTCAGGGTGTGCAGAATGGGCTGGTGCCGAGCCGGGCGGAGGCAGAACATGTGGATGACGAGACGTTGATCGAACGGCTTTGCACGCTGAAAGGTATCGGCCGCTGGACGGTGGAAATGCTGCTGATCTCCACGCTGGAGCGGATGGACATCATGCCGGTGGACGACCTCGGCATCAAACAGGGGTTTCGTTACCTGTACCGCCTGCCGCAAGACCCGACGCGTAAAGCGATGCTGGAGATGAGCGAAGCCTGCCGCCCTTACCGCACGCTGGCCGCCTGGTATCTGTGGCGTATTCCCCATATGCCGGATTACGCCGAGTACCGGGCCTCGCTGCGTCAGTAA
- a CDS encoding MFS transporter: MAGSRALFWLASVAFFMQSLDTTMLYVAVPAMAHTLREPVLRMEPVVMAYLVAVVAFTPLNSWLSQRMGERRTCQLALLTFIAGALLCNQATSAATLAICRCLQGIGGALLLPVLRTQALRVTPPAQKLSFLNRMTLLGLLGTLTGPLAGSLLTDAFGWRAIFLAPIPLSLLCLWLAGDAIPDGVTPSPRRIPLRSLLLLTTALLLLALLLVAAPKRLLPLPALTLIALAGSGCGWLYLRGDRRVREALLPASLFGIRTFYVGVWGGVLTRLLLASLPVVISLVIQTALGLTPATAGIIMLLFSAGALLAKLLFEPLVRRAGYRQLLIAATLLAAIAVLALGAAIQHRSLPCIGALSGLLGVLTALLHSAESTLACCHLENDTCNSGNNILLLSQLLAVMLSMALTFPALRVLSRLSPWLHISPFSLLFALLGVGLALSCLLFRHLGHEDGNVLLSPAP; encoded by the coding sequence ATGGCCGGCTCGCGCGCGTTATTCTGGCTGGCGTCGGTGGCGTTTTTCATGCAATCGCTGGACACCACCATGCTGTATGTCGCCGTTCCGGCGATGGCGCATACGCTGCGCGAGCCGGTACTGCGCATGGAGCCGGTGGTGATGGCTTACCTGGTCGCCGTGGTGGCATTCACCCCGCTCAACAGCTGGCTGAGCCAGCGGATGGGGGAACGGCGCACCTGCCAGCTGGCGCTGCTGACGTTCATCGCCGGCGCGCTGCTGTGCAACCAGGCCACGTCGGCCGCCACGCTGGCGATCTGCCGCTGCCTGCAAGGCATCGGCGGGGCATTGTTGCTGCCGGTGCTCCGCACTCAGGCGCTGCGCGTCACCCCCCCCGCGCAGAAACTGTCCTTTCTTAACCGTATGACGCTGCTCGGCCTGCTCGGCACCCTGACCGGCCCGCTGGCGGGTAGCTTGCTGACCGATGCCTTCGGCTGGCGCGCGATTTTTCTCGCCCCCATTCCGCTGTCATTGCTGTGCCTGTGGCTAGCCGGGGACGCCATTCCTGATGGCGTCACGCCGTCGCCGCGCCGTATTCCGCTGCGCAGCCTGCTGCTGCTGACCACCGCGCTGTTATTGCTCGCGTTGCTGCTGGTCGCCGCCCCCAAACGCCTGCTGCCGCTACCGGCGTTGACGCTGATTGCGCTGGCGGGCAGCGGCTGCGGCTGGTTGTATCTGCGCGGCGATCGCCGGGTGCGCGAGGCGCTGCTGCCCGCCTCGCTGTTCGGCATTCGCACCTTTTATGTCGGCGTGTGGGGCGGCGTGCTGACCCGGCTGTTGCTGGCGTCACTCCCGGTGGTGATCTCGCTGGTGATCCAGACCGCGCTGGGCCTGACGCCGGCCACCGCCGGGATCATCATGCTGCTGTTTTCCGCCGGCGCCCTGCTCGCCAAGCTGCTGTTTGAGCCGCTGGTGCGCCGCGCCGGTTATCGCCAGTTGCTGATTGCCGCCACGCTGCTGGCGGCAATCGCGGTGCTGGCGCTCGGCGCCGCCATTCAGCACCGGTCGCTACCGTGCATCGGCGCGCTGTCCGGCCTGCTCGGCGTGCTGACGGCGCTACTGCACTCGGCGGAAAGCACGCTCGCCTGCTGCCACCTAGAAAACGACACCTGCAACAGCGGCAACAACATCCTGCTGCTCAGCCAACTGCTGGCGGTGATGCTGAGCATGGCGCTGACCTTTCCGGCGCTGCGGGTGCTATCGCGGCTGTCGCCGTGGCTGCACATCAGCCCGTTCAGCCTGCTGTTTGCGCTGCTCGGGGTCGGTCTGGCGCTGAGTTGCCTGCTGTTTCGTCATCTCGGTCACGAGGATGGGAACGTATTGCTGTCGCCCGCTCCCTGA
- the nrfD gene encoding cytochrome c nitrite reductase subunit NrfD, with protein MHDAFHFHSLVWDWPIAVYLLLVGISSGMMVLTLLFRRYLPAENQHANPLITATAIVAPLSVIVGLVILIFHLARPITFWYLMIFYNPSSIMSLGVMLFQVYMLVMFLWIASLYQQPLLAWSERQLPGALCGLLNRVIALVTRSIRPVENLLLVLALLLGCYTGFLLSALKSFPLLNNPVLPVLFLVSGVTSGIAVLMMVGASARSHRDCPHTLHLLHKLEKPVALIELFLLFAFFIGLLLGGGQKAVAAQVALSGFWGGVFWIGIIGIGMLAPLAAGSLPAMRRHVTSLPRIAAGLTLLGVFLLRLFVLYAGQMTVA; from the coding sequence ATGCATGACGCCTTTCATTTTCACTCGCTGGTGTGGGACTGGCCGATCGCCGTGTACCTGCTGCTGGTGGGGATCTCATCCGGGATGATGGTACTGACGCTGCTGTTTCGCCGCTACCTGCCCGCGGAGAATCAACACGCCAACCCGTTGATTACTGCCACGGCGATCGTTGCACCGCTGTCGGTGATAGTCGGGCTGGTGATCCTGATTTTCCACCTCGCCCGTCCTATCACCTTCTGGTACCTGATGATTTTCTATAATCCCAGTTCCATCATGTCGCTGGGGGTGATGCTGTTTCAGGTGTACATGCTGGTGATGTTTCTCTGGATTGCCAGCCTGTATCAGCAACCGCTGCTGGCCTGGAGCGAACGCCAGTTGCCGGGTGCCCTGTGCGGTTTGCTAAACCGGGTGATCGCGCTGGTGACCCGCAGTATACGTCCGGTGGAAAATCTGCTGCTGGTGCTGGCGTTGCTGCTCGGCTGTTATACCGGTTTTCTGCTCTCAGCGTTGAAATCTTTCCCGTTGCTGAATAACCCGGTGCTACCGGTGCTGTTTCTGGTGTCTGGCGTGACCTCCGGCATCGCGGTGCTGATGATGGTCGGCGCATCGGCGCGCAGCCATCGTGACTGTCCGCATACCCTGCATCTGCTGCACAAACTGGAAAAACCGGTCGCACTGATCGAACTGTTCCTGCTGTTCGCCTTCTTTATCGGTTTGCTACTCGGCGGTGGGCAGAAAGCGGTGGCGGCGCAGGTGGCGCTGAGCGGGTTCTGGGGCGGCGTGTTTTGGATCGGTATTATCGGCATCGGCATGCTGGCGCCGCTGGCGGCGGGTAGCCTGCCCGCCATGCGGCGTCATGTCACGTCTCTGCCGCGGATCGCCGCCGGCCTGACGCTGCTGGGCGTATTCCTGCTGCGACTGTTCGTGCTGTACGCCGGACAGATGACGGTGGCCTGA
- a CDS encoding LacI family DNA-binding transcriptional regulator, which yields MNKKRITSIDVARCAGVSASAVSRTYSAPGKVSQATRSKVLAAADQLGYRPNALARALVNSGRHGSGIVAVVMGEFDNPFQPWLFSLLTQALQQHGLVPMLVSVTEQCDIRARLQQAQSWQVEAAIISAGSLSREATGRCLELSLPMVLMGREDQRETVTAVLSDNRLAGELAADHLISLGLTRLAYIGGRQDGQASLERLAGFRQQLAHRGLPEPVVTDNPDYAYHSGYHAMCRLQQQHPAVEGVFCACDALAFGALDALRLTGGPACKVVGCDDTPQAAWEGYRLTTVRQPVELLVAQVMRHLQRVLSGEAQKGETVRIEPTLIVR from the coding sequence ATGAATAAGAAACGCATCACCTCGATTGATGTCGCCCGCTGCGCCGGCGTTTCGGCATCGGCGGTATCACGCACCTATTCCGCGCCGGGCAAAGTCAGTCAGGCGACCCGCTCAAAAGTGCTGGCGGCAGCGGATCAACTGGGCTATCGCCCCAATGCGCTGGCGCGGGCGCTGGTCAATTCCGGGCGGCACGGCTCCGGCATCGTGGCGGTGGTGATGGGCGAGTTCGACAACCCGTTCCAACCCTGGCTGTTCAGCCTGCTGACTCAGGCGCTGCAACAACACGGGCTGGTGCCGATGCTGGTCAGCGTCACCGAACAGTGCGACATTCGCGCCCGGTTGCAGCAGGCGCAGTCGTGGCAGGTGGAAGCGGCGATCATCTCCGCCGGTAGCCTGTCGCGGGAAGCCACCGGCCGCTGTCTGGAACTGTCGCTGCCGATGGTGCTGATGGGCCGCGAGGATCAACGCGAAACCGTCACCGCGGTGCTGTCCGATAACCGGCTGGCGGGCGAGCTGGCGGCGGATCACCTGATCTCGCTGGGGCTGACCCGGCTGGCCTATATCGGCGGTCGTCAGGACGGGCAGGCCTCGCTGGAGCGGCTGGCGGGTTTTCGCCAGCAGTTGGCCCATCGTGGCCTGCCGGAGCCTGTCGTGACGGATAATCCGGATTACGCCTACCACAGTGGCTATCACGCCATGTGCCGGTTGCAGCAACAGCATCCAGCGGTCGAAGGCGTGTTCTGCGCCTGTGACGCACTGGCCTTCGGCGCCCTTGACGCTCTGCGCCTGACCGGCGGCCCGGCATGCAAAGTGGTGGGCTGCGACGACACCCCGCAGGCGGCCTGGGAAGGATACCGGCTGACCACCGTCCGCCAGCCGGTGGAGCTGTTGGTGGCGCAGGTCATGCGCCATCTGCAACGGGTGCTCAGCGGCGAGGCGCAGAAAGGGGAAACCGTCCGCATCGAACCCACGCTGATCGTGCGTTAA
- a CDS encoding FAD-dependent oxidoreductase, with product MAQYRRTILAALCLSMLGMTSAYAEQAAPQPAANAEPAKPAAIPKSADVVIIGAGAAGTAATMAAAEKGASVVLLEKQGVVGGTGNFAEGIFAANSTMQKRQGIVVTPDMAFKTIMEYSHWMANPFVVRAFVNRSADTIEWVKSKGIKFEYIGPGGPGGMLTWHVIDGPGHGRYLIKTFHEQFKTMPVTTLVKTAGKDLVMKDGKVAGVIAEGSDGKPFQIDAKAVIIATGGYANNKEMLQKYVAVPDTIMVGNVGKDGDGIKMAWKAGAKEDGMGVVQSYRPGLPDYAPNSQLLAAARQPYLWIDQHGRRFTDESIVIIWPHAGNALAKAGGVMYSVFDEDARKHFVNDGIDVPIGEWVIANTKLVKFDDEFTKESQKNRGFVFKAATLDELAKQMGVDASVLKHTVDENNRFAAQKRDEVFNKNMDYLRPMKTGPFYAVKMLPAALGTLGGVKINEKMEAISPAGNAVPGLYVTGNDAAGMYGDTYDLLLGGGTFGFALNSGRMAAENALDYLHFTKK from the coding sequence ATGGCTCAATACCGAAGAACAATCCTTGCCGCCCTGTGCCTGTCGATGCTGGGGATGACCTCCGCCTACGCGGAGCAGGCGGCACCGCAACCCGCCGCCAACGCGGAACCGGCCAAACCGGCGGCGATCCCCAAAAGCGCTGACGTGGTGATCATCGGCGCAGGGGCGGCCGGCACCGCCGCCACCATGGCGGCGGCCGAGAAAGGCGCCAGCGTCGTATTGCTGGAAAAACAGGGCGTAGTCGGCGGCACCGGCAACTTCGCCGAAGGCATTTTCGCCGCCAACAGCACCATGCAGAAACGTCAGGGCATCGTAGTAACGCCGGACATGGCGTTCAAAACCATCATGGAATACAGCCACTGGATGGCGAACCCGTTTGTGGTGCGCGCCTTCGTCAACCGCTCCGCCGACACCATCGAGTGGGTCAAATCCAAAGGCATCAAGTTTGAATATATCGGCCCCGGCGGACCGGGCGGGATGTTGACCTGGCACGTGATCGACGGCCCCGGCCACGGTCGCTACCTGATAAAAACCTTCCACGAACAGTTCAAAACCATGCCGGTCACCACGCTGGTGAAAACCGCCGGTAAAGATCTGGTGATGAAGGACGGCAAAGTCGCCGGGGTGATCGCCGAAGGCAGCGACGGCAAACCGTTCCAGATCGACGCCAAAGCGGTGATCATCGCCACCGGCGGTTACGCCAACAATAAGGAGATGCTGCAGAAATACGTGGCGGTGCCGGACACCATCATGGTGGGCAACGTCGGTAAAGACGGCGACGGCATCAAAATGGCGTGGAAAGCCGGGGCCAAAGAGGACGGCATGGGCGTCGTACAGTCCTACCGCCCCGGCCTGCCGGACTATGCGCCTAACTCTCAGTTGCTGGCCGCCGCTCGTCAGCCTTATCTGTGGATAGATCAACACGGCCGCCGTTTCACCGATGAATCCATCGTCATCATCTGGCCACACGCCGGCAACGCGCTGGCTAAAGCCGGTGGGGTGATGTATTCGGTGTTTGACGAAGACGCCCGCAAACACTTCGTCAACGACGGCATCGATGTGCCGATCGGCGAATGGGTGATCGCCAACACCAAGCTGGTGAAATTCGATGATGAGTTCACCAAAGAGAGCCAGAAAAACCGCGGCTTTGTGTTCAAGGCCGCCACGCTGGACGAGTTGGCGAAACAGATGGGCGTCGACGCCAGCGTGTTAAAACACACCGTTGACGAAAACAACCGCTTCGCCGCACAGAAACGGGACGAGGTGTTCAACAAGAACATGGACTACCTGCGCCCGATGAAAACCGGTCCTTTCTACGCGGTGAAAATGCTGCCGGCCGCGCTCGGCACACTGGGCGGCGTGAAGATCAACGAGAAGATGGAAGCGATATCGCCGGCAGGCAATGCAGTGCCGGGGCTGTACGTCACCGGTAATGACGCCGCCGGCATGTACGGCGACACCTACGATCTGCTGCTGGGCGGCGGCACCTTCGGCTTTGCGCTCAACTCAGGTCGCATGGCGGCAGAAAACGCCCTCGATTATCTCCATTTCACCAAAAAGTAA
- a CDS encoding multidrug/biocide efflux PACE transporter — protein MQQQIQQKARHEQKTLRERMAHAIGFEVMALLICAPIGAWVLGRSILQVGALSIMLSSVAMIWNVVYNSQFDRLWPVSRVRRGLWVRMGHALGFEGGFILIGLPLAAWMLNITLWQALMVEIGFFLFFLPYTMAYNWLYDLLRERLLATAVPGR, from the coding sequence ATGCAACAGCAAATCCAGCAGAAAGCGCGTCATGAACAAAAAACACTCCGTGAACGGATGGCGCATGCCATCGGTTTCGAGGTGATGGCGTTACTGATTTGCGCCCCGATCGGCGCCTGGGTGCTCGGGCGCTCGATCTTACAGGTCGGCGCGCTGTCGATAATGCTATCCAGCGTGGCGATGATCTGGAACGTGGTGTACAACAGCCAGTTTGATCGCCTGTGGCCGGTCAGCCGTGTCAGACGGGGTCTGTGGGTGCGTATGGGACACGCGCTGGGTTTCGAAGGCGGCTTTATCCTCATTGGCTTGCCGCTGGCGGCGTGGATGTTGAATATCACCCTGTGGCAGGCGCTGATGGTGGAGATCGGCTTCTTCCTGTTCTTCCTGCCGTATACCATGGCCTACAACTGGTTGTACGACCTGTTGCGCGAACGGCTGCTGGCGACCGCGGTACCAGGGCGCTAG
- a CDS encoding 4Fe-4S dicluster domain-containing protein, producing the protein MENYTRRRFIAIMGSALAVSGSGLPAVAQETATPAAGPRPVKYGILHNELRCIGCKACMTACRKTNQVPEGVTRLDIIQTVDIPATDSSKPIKQFFRQSCQHCDNPPCVSVCPTGASFKDALTGIVDVNDKRCVGCRYCIAACPYHVRFINPMTHTADKCNFCRETNLAAGKKPACVEICPTKALVFGDLNDPDSEISKMIKSNPIYRSKVYLGTGPNLYRIPGKYGESDHA; encoded by the coding sequence ATGGAAAATTACACCCGACGCCGTTTTATCGCCATCATGGGCAGCGCGCTGGCCGTCTCCGGCAGCGGCCTGCCGGCGGTCGCGCAGGAAACGGCAACGCCCGCCGCCGGCCCGCGCCCCGTCAAATACGGCATATTGCATAACGAGCTACGCTGTATCGGCTGCAAAGCCTGCATGACCGCCTGCCGCAAAACCAATCAGGTGCCGGAGGGCGTCACCCGGCTGGATATCATACAAACCGTCGATATCCCGGCCACCGACAGCAGTAAACCGATCAAACAGTTTTTTCGCCAGTCCTGCCAGCACTGCGATAACCCGCCTTGCGTATCGGTCTGCCCGACCGGCGCATCGTTCAAAGACGCGCTGACCGGCATTGTCGATGTCAACGACAAGCGCTGCGTCGGCTGCCGCTACTGCATCGCCGCCTGTCCGTACCACGTGCGCTTCATCAACCCGATGACCCACACCGCGGACAAGTGCAACTTCTGCCGGGAAACCAATCTGGCGGCGGGTAAGAAACCGGCCTGCGTCGAAATCTGCCCGACCAAAGCGCTGGTGTTCGGCGATCTCAACGACCCGGATAGCGAGATCTCGAAAATGATCAAAAGCAATCCGATCTACCGCAGCAAAGTCTATCTGGGCACCGGCCCCAACCTCTACCGCATTCCCGGTAAATACGGAGAGAGCGACCATGCATGA
- a CDS encoding alpha/beta hydrolase: MRTLPLKMILLSAVTITGAAQVTSAMAADNIHELTLTPRQPSVKLISDVVYAQVPMRGYPNVALKMDILQPEAKSPQPAVLFITGGGFINANKDSYIQQRLKLAEAGYVVASMEYRVAPTVLFPAPLEDVKSAIRYLRANASKFGIDAGHVAVFGASAGGYLAAFAGTTNGNKQFDRGEHLDQSSQVQAVIDFYGLSDLTRVGEGFPDEVVQKHASPSSTEAIWVNGTSVFNEGGPITRFPEKTAAANPITYIGQQTPPFLIMHGSADTLVSPHQTEILHRALVAHGIDSTYYVVKGAEHGGVYWLQPEIMQKVIQFLDRQLKP; encoded by the coding sequence ATGCGTACCCTCCCGCTAAAAATGATACTGTTATCCGCCGTTACGATTACCGGAGCCGCACAGGTAACAAGCGCCATGGCCGCAGACAACATCCATGAACTGACTCTCACCCCGCGCCAGCCGTCGGTTAAACTGATTTCCGACGTGGTTTACGCCCAGGTGCCGATGCGCGGCTACCCCAACGTGGCATTGAAGATGGACATCCTGCAACCGGAGGCGAAATCACCGCAGCCCGCCGTGCTGTTCATCACCGGCGGCGGTTTCATCAACGCCAATAAAGACAGCTACATCCAGCAGCGGCTGAAACTGGCGGAAGCCGGCTACGTGGTCGCCAGCATGGAATACCGCGTGGCGCCGACCGTGCTGTTCCCGGCGCCGCTGGAAGACGTGAAATCCGCCATTCGTTACCTGCGCGCCAATGCGAGCAAATTCGGCATCGACGCCGGTCATGTGGCGGTGTTCGGCGCTTCCGCCGGCGGCTATCTGGCGGCGTTTGCCGGCACCACCAACGGCAATAAGCAATTTGACCGCGGCGAACACCTCGACCAGAGCAGCCAGGTACAGGCGGTGATCGATTTCTACGGCCTGTCGGACCTGACCCGCGTCGGCGAAGGCTTCCCGGACGAAGTGGTGCAGAAACACGCCTCGCCGTCCTCCACCGAAGCCATCTGGGTCAACGGCACCTCGGTGTTCAATGAAGGCGGCCCGATTACCCGCTTCCCGGAGAAAACCGCCGCCGCCAACCCGATCACCTACATCGGCCAACAGACTCCGCCGTTTTTGATCATGCATGGCAGCGCCGATACGCTGGTTTCCCCCCATCAGACCGAAATCCTGCACCGGGCGCTGGTAGCCCACGGCATCGACAGCACCTACTACGTGGTGAAAGGCGCGGAGCATGGCGGCGTTTACTGGCTGCAACCGGAAATCATGCAGAAAGTGATTCAGTTTTTGGACCGTCAGTTGAAGCCATAA
- the alkB gene encoding DNA oxidative demethylase AlkB — protein sequence MNFELFADEPPERRNETLAPGAMLLRGFAWQQAGELLAGLAQVTQRSPFRHMVTPGGHTMSVAMSNCGPLGWVSDELGYRYSAQDPLTGQPWPAMPACFWQLSQAAAREAGYDGFAPDACLINRYAPGAKLSLHQDKDEQDLRQPIVSVSLGLSAVFLFGGEKRSDPCQRLALMHGDVVVWGGASRLYYHAILPLKNGPLPAGMSDEVRFNLTFRKV from the coding sequence ATGAATTTCGAACTGTTTGCCGATGAGCCGCCGGAACGCCGCAATGAAACGCTGGCGCCCGGCGCCATGCTGCTGCGCGGCTTTGCCTGGCAACAGGCCGGTGAATTGCTGGCCGGGCTGGCACAGGTGACGCAGCGGTCGCCGTTTCGTCACATGGTGACGCCGGGCGGGCATACCATGTCGGTGGCGATGAGTAACTGCGGGCCGCTGGGCTGGGTGAGCGACGAACTGGGATATCGCTACAGCGCTCAGGATCCGCTGACCGGCCAGCCGTGGCCCGCCATGCCGGCCTGCTTTTGGCAACTGTCACAGGCGGCGGCTCGCGAGGCTGGGTATGACGGTTTTGCGCCGGATGCCTGCCTGATTAACCGGTACGCGCCGGGAGCCAAACTGTCGTTGCATCAGGACAAGGACGAGCAGGACTTGCGCCAGCCGATCGTCTCCGTCTCGCTGGGGTTAAGCGCGGTGTTTCTGTTTGGCGGGGAAAAACGCAGCGACCCGTGCCAGCGGTTGGCGCTGATGCATGGCGATGTGGTGGTGTGGGGCGGCGCTTCCCGGCTGTATTACCACGCCATTTTGCCGCTCAAAAACGGACCGCTGCCGGCGGGAATGTCGGATGAGGTTCGCTTTAATCTAACGTTTCGTAAAGTGTGA